From Caretta caretta isolate rCarCar2 chromosome 9, rCarCar1.hap1, whole genome shotgun sequence, one genomic window encodes:
- the CEP19 gene encoding centrosomal protein of 19 kDa, translated as MTYVAKKCGIRFQPPSIILIYEDENKDRARQRIMPIRNFSKFSDCSRAAEQLKNNPRHKAYLQGVSLRQLQKLYSLLRGHLQGQSLAQTLEQIHQEETIDPEEDLNKLDDKELAKRKSIMDELFEKNRKKKDDPDFTYNVEVEFPQDEQLESCGWDAESDNEF; from the exons ATGACTTATGTTGCAAAAAAGTGTGGCATTCGTTTTCAGCCTCCATCCATTATCCTGATCTATGAAGATGAAAATAAGGATAGAGCACGCCAGCGCATCATGCCTATCCGAAACTTCTCCAAGTTCTCAG attgcagcagggctgcagaacagctgaagAATAACCCTCGGCACAAGGCTTACCTACAAGGGGTCTCACTGCGGCAGCTGCAGAAATTATACAGTTTGCTAAGAGGCCACTTGCAGGGACAGAGTTTGGCCCAGACCTTGGAGCAGATTCATCAGGAAGAGACCATTGACCCAGAGGAGGACCTGAACAAACTGGATGACAAGGAGCTGGCGAAAAGGAAGAGTATCATGGATGAGCTGTTTGAAAAGAACAGGAAGAAGAAGGATGACCCAGATTTCACCTACAATGTTGAGGTTGAGTTCCCACAAGATGAGCAGCTGGAATCCTGTGGCTGGGATGCAGAGTCAGACAATGAGTTCTGA